A genomic stretch from Limnohabitans sp. includes:
- a CDS encoding response regulator has translation MKRLIDWCRQVLQRWPMEWLGGVLIVMALFVVIYTYRSSESMVRQYAAESAQAHADSVTQFRNFYTQELVPRAVQGGLEVTHDYKSRDNALPLPATLTIDLGHYLSKVDGGTQVRLYSDHPFPWREVDRSLDDFQKQALKHLKEKPNQPFVREEVLNGSRVLRFAQADRMLASCVACHNHYPGSPRTDWQLGDVRGALEVVLPVSQWQLASTGVLNRTFMVLLLLLLLGFLLIWFSVKRIRMALMTAHQLSSEREVAIRQLSEEIAEREQVEKDLRLSEGKLQSIFKSVPEAVVVANAQGEIVQCNDATAVIFDYPMQALMGQRVNMLMAEAELTSHDQYLNRYLPLGEKNLVNQPLVLQGRRRDGSLFPVRLMISETRLDNQHFYIGVMQDFTAIQSAQELLVEAKEKAEQANRLRGEFLANMSHEIRTPMNGIVGMTELALDTQDPARQKEYLVLARDSANHLLQIINEILDFSKIEAKALELELLEVSPAQLVRHTARSLEQLATAKGVDFRLETAADIPDLLWMDPVRMRQVLTNLIGNAIKFTDRGSVTVRTELVRVLDPKTVLLRISIIDTGIGFDPDRTEALFSPFTQADGSVTRSFGGTGLGLAITRSLLQLMGGHITAEGRPGQGATFVATLPARLVEQPSVRAVPTPARPNTGLTAAAQGKTCSVLLVEDHDINRKLAEIMLQRMGCRYAAVANGQQALDRLAQERFDVVLMDVMMPVMDGLTALKVLRERETGGIARTPVLMVTAHAMTGDKERFIAAGADGYVSKPMSQAALQKQIERVLQL, from the coding sequence TTGAAGCGTCTGATTGATTGGTGTCGTCAAGTGCTGCAGCGCTGGCCCATGGAATGGCTCGGTGGCGTGCTCATCGTCATGGCTCTTTTTGTGGTGATCTACACCTATCGCTCGAGCGAGTCCATGGTTCGGCAATACGCAGCCGAGAGTGCACAGGCCCATGCGGATTCGGTCACGCAATTTCGAAATTTCTACACTCAAGAGCTGGTTCCCCGCGCAGTGCAGGGGGGGCTTGAGGTCACGCACGACTACAAGTCGCGAGACAACGCCTTGCCTTTGCCCGCGACCTTGACGATTGATCTGGGGCATTACCTGTCCAAAGTCGATGGGGGCACCCAGGTGCGCTTGTACAGTGACCATCCTTTCCCGTGGCGCGAGGTAGATCGCTCACTCGACGATTTCCAGAAGCAAGCGCTGAAACACTTAAAGGAAAAGCCCAACCAGCCCTTTGTGCGTGAAGAAGTCCTCAACGGCAGCCGCGTCTTGCGCTTTGCCCAAGCCGACCGGATGCTGGCCAGTTGTGTGGCCTGTCATAACCACTATCCGGGCTCGCCCCGGACCGATTGGCAACTGGGTGATGTGCGGGGTGCCTTGGAGGTGGTGCTGCCGGTTTCGCAATGGCAGCTGGCCAGTACTGGGGTGCTTAACCGCACCTTTATGGTTCTGCTGCTTTTGTTGTTGCTCGGATTTTTGTTGATCTGGTTCTCGGTCAAGCGCATCCGCATGGCCTTGATGACTGCGCACCAGTTGTCCAGCGAGCGGGAAGTGGCTATTCGTCAGCTCAGCGAGGAAATTGCCGAGCGTGAACAGGTCGAAAAGGACCTGCGGCTGAGTGAAGGCAAATTGCAAAGCATTTTCAAATCGGTGCCTGAGGCGGTGGTGGTGGCCAATGCGCAAGGCGAGATTGTTCAATGCAACGATGCCACGGCTGTCATTTTTGATTACCCCATGCAAGCGCTGATGGGACAGCGTGTGAACATGTTGATGGCCGAAGCCGAGCTGACGAGCCACGATCAATATTTGAACCGTTACTTGCCCCTGGGTGAGAAAAATTTGGTGAACCAGCCGCTTGTTCTGCAGGGGCGCAGGCGTGACGGTAGTTTGTTCCCTGTGCGCTTGATGATCAGCGAAACCCGGCTGGATAACCAGCACTTCTACATTGGGGTCATGCAGGATTTCACCGCCATTCAGAGCGCGCAGGAACTGCTGGTCGAGGCCAAGGAAAAAGCCGAGCAGGCCAACCGCTTGCGTGGTGAGTTTCTGGCCAATATGAGCCATGAAATCCGTACGCCCATGAACGGTATTGTGGGCATGACCGAGCTGGCGCTGGATACCCAGGACCCCGCGCGGCAAAAAGAGTATCTGGTTTTGGCGCGCGACTCGGCCAATCATTTGTTGCAAATCATCAACGAGATCCTGGACTTCTCCAAAATCGAAGCCAAGGCGCTGGAGTTGGAGTTGTTAGAGGTCAGTCCGGCTCAACTCGTGCGACACACTGCGCGATCACTGGAGCAACTGGCCACAGCCAAGGGCGTGGACTTTCGGCTGGAAACCGCCGCCGACATTCCCGATTTGCTTTGGATGGATCCGGTGCGTATGCGTCAGGTTCTGACCAACCTGATCGGCAACGCCATCAAGTTCACCGATCGGGGCTCGGTCACCGTGAGGACCGAACTCGTGCGCGTCTTGGACCCCAAAACGGTGCTTTTGCGCATCAGCATCATCGACACGGGCATCGGGTTCGACCCTGATCGCACAGAAGCCCTGTTCAGCCCCTTCACCCAGGCAGATGGCTCGGTGACCCGTTCATTTGGGGGCACGGGCCTTGGCCTGGCCATCACGCGCAGCTTGCTGCAACTGATGGGGGGCCACATCACTGCCGAGGGCCGACCTGGACAGGGGGCAACATTTGTGGCCACCTTGCCCGCCCGCTTGGTGGAGCAGCCCAGCGTGCGTGCGGTCCCCACGCCGGCCAGGCCAAACACGGGGCTGACCGCTGCTGCGCAGGGCAAGACCTGCTCGGTGCTGTTGGTGGAGGACCACGACATCAACCGCAAACTGGCCGAGATCATGCTCCAGCGCATGGGTTGCCGCTATGCGGCGGTTGCCAATGGCCAGCAGGCGCTGGACCGGCTGGCGCAAGAGCGTTTTGATGTGGTCTTGATGGACGTGATGATGCCGGTTATGGACGGTTTGACCGCCCTGAAGGTCTTGCGAGAGCGGGAGACCGGGGGTATTGCGCGCACGCCGGTGCTGATGGTCACAGCCCATGCCATGACGGGCGACAAGGAGCGCTTCATCGCGGCGGGGGCAGATGGTTACGTGTCCAAACCCATGTCGCAGGCTGCCTTGCAAAAGCAAATCGAGCGCGTACTCCAGTTGTGA
- the apbC gene encoding iron-sulfur cluster carrier protein ApbC: protein MATTEQLLQALQTVIDPNTGKDFVSTKTLKNLQVEGGDVSFDVELGYPAKSQIPGIRQALIAAAKGVAGVSNVSANVTSKITAHAAQRGVALLPQVKNIVAVASGKGGVGKSTTAVNLALALAAEGAKVGLLDADIYGPSQPMMMGIEGRPESEDGQTMEPMENFGVQVMSIGFLVSQDEAMIWRGPMATQALEQLLRQTNWKELDYLIVDMPPGTGDIQLTLSQRVPMTGAVIVTTPQDIALLDAKKGVKMFEKVGVPILGLVENMAVHVCTNCGHVEHIFGADGGKKMAAEYGMDYLGALPLDMQIRLQADNGKPTVVSDPDGEVAQIYKAVARQVAVKIAAKAKDFSNKFPTIKVSKDT from the coding sequence AAAACCTGCAAGTCGAAGGCGGCGATGTGTCGTTTGACGTGGAGCTGGGTTATCCGGCCAAGAGCCAGATTCCCGGCATTCGCCAGGCGCTGATTGCCGCTGCCAAGGGCGTGGCGGGCGTGTCCAACGTGTCGGCCAACGTCACCAGCAAGATCACGGCGCACGCCGCCCAGCGCGGCGTGGCGCTGCTGCCGCAGGTGAAAAACATCGTGGCCGTGGCCTCTGGCAAGGGTGGTGTGGGCAAGAGCACCACCGCCGTCAACCTGGCGCTGGCGCTGGCGGCCGAGGGGGCCAAAGTGGGTCTGCTGGACGCCGACATTTATGGCCCCAGCCAACCCATGATGATGGGCATCGAAGGCCGCCCCGAGAGCGAAGACGGCCAGACCATGGAGCCCATGGAGAACTTCGGCGTGCAGGTCATGTCGATTGGTTTCTTGGTCAGCCAAGACGAGGCCATGATCTGGCGCGGCCCCATGGCCACCCAGGCGCTGGAGCAGCTGCTGCGCCAGACCAATTGGAAAGAGCTGGATTATTTGATCGTGGACATGCCACCTGGCACGGGCGACATCCAACTCACGCTGAGTCAGCGTGTGCCCATGACGGGCGCGGTGATCGTGACCACCCCGCAAGACATCGCCCTGCTGGACGCCAAAAAGGGCGTGAAGATGTTCGAGAAAGTCGGCGTGCCGATTTTGGGCCTGGTCGAGAACATGGCGGTCCACGTGTGCACCAACTGCGGCCATGTGGAGCACATTTTTGGCGCTGACGGTGGCAAGAAAATGGCCGCCGAATACGGCATGGACTACCTGGGCGCACTGCCGCTGGACATGCAAATTCGCTTGCAGGCCGACAACGGCAAACCCACGGTGGTGTCCGACCCCGACGGCGAAGTGGCCCAGATCTACAAAGCCGTGGCCCGCCAGGTGGCGGTCAAGATCGCGGCCAAGGCCAAGGACTTTTCCAACAAGTTCCCGACGATCAAGGTGAGCAAGGACACCTGA